One Salinimonas marina DNA segment encodes these proteins:
- the radC gene encoding RadC family protein, whose amino-acid sequence MRIQDLPIAEQPREKLLCAGPEAMNNTELLTVFLGSGSQGYSAVQLARQLLIKFSTFSHLFTASAEEFCSINGVGMARYLQLQAANEMVRRMLEEPLQRQHIFTEVSQVSQYLVATFKGVEQEIFGMLMLDSQHQLIVYRPMFFGTINSAAVYPRELVKQALKENAAAVILVHNHPSGVPEPSHADVALTREVVAAMSLMDITVLDHFVVGENLTVSLSQRGLM is encoded by the coding sequence ATGCGAATTCAAGATCTGCCGATTGCCGAGCAGCCCCGAGAAAAGCTGTTGTGCGCTGGGCCCGAAGCCATGAACAATACCGAACTGCTCACCGTATTTTTAGGCAGTGGTTCACAAGGGTACAGCGCGGTACAGCTGGCTCGACAGTTGCTGATAAAATTTTCTACCTTTAGTCACCTTTTTACCGCCTCGGCAGAAGAATTTTGCAGTATCAATGGGGTAGGGATGGCGCGCTACCTGCAATTGCAGGCAGCCAATGAAATGGTACGGCGTATGCTTGAGGAACCATTGCAACGTCAGCATATTTTTACCGAAGTGAGCCAGGTTAGCCAGTATCTGGTAGCCACCTTCAAAGGGGTAGAACAGGAAATATTTGGTATGCTGATGCTGGATAGCCAGCATCAGCTTATTGTCTATAGGCCTATGTTTTTTGGTACAATTAACAGTGCCGCTGTGTACCCCCGGGAGCTGGTAAAGCAGGCGTTGAAGGAAAATGCGGCAGCAGTGATTCTGGTGCACAATCACCCTTCGGGGGTGCCTGAGCCCAGCCATGCCGATGTTGCTCTGACCAGGGAAGTGGTGGCCGCGATGTCGCTAATGGACATCACTGTGCTGGATCATTTTGTGGTCGGAGAAAATTTAACCGTTTCTCTGTCACAGCGGGGATTGATGTAA
- a CDS encoding YjbF family lipoprotein, with the protein MNKFSFLKIAAGVLLALLLVACSSTNQAYYNTLKLALEANEAQPVTLEQVTQSQADLLQVTIGDRPQALLALGYIENGLNKWVSADQAIIKIHDGVIVATEGFKQDLLYTSNLENNPLSDTGMVRFSWPRQVDIETIGYGLTVKSEWQAQQQEALTILGHTFETQKITETVSFPKTSPYLETQTQWQNTYWLNQDNGELLKASVKSMPMAERIEMVYLSRAARRIAPQESSQ; encoded by the coding sequence ATGAATAAATTCAGTTTTTTAAAGATAGCAGCCGGTGTTTTGCTTGCCCTGCTACTGGTAGCGTGCTCGTCTACCAACCAGGCGTATTACAATACACTCAAGCTCGCCTTAGAGGCTAACGAAGCTCAGCCTGTCACCCTTGAGCAAGTCACCCAAAGTCAGGCCGACCTGCTGCAAGTCACTATTGGCGACCGGCCCCAGGCGTTATTGGCGTTGGGGTATATCGAAAACGGCTTAAACAAATGGGTGTCCGCTGACCAGGCGATTATCAAAATCCACGATGGGGTCATTGTGGCCACCGAAGGATTTAAACAGGATTTGTTGTATACCAGCAATTTGGAAAACAATCCGCTTAGTGATACCGGCATGGTGCGGTTTTCGTGGCCACGGCAGGTGGATATTGAAACCATCGGCTATGGCCTCACCGTGAAGAGCGAGTGGCAAGCGCAGCAGCAGGAAGCGCTGACGATTCTTGGCCATACCTTTGAGACCCAGAAAATTACCGAAACCGTCAGCTTCCCTAAGACCAGTCCCTATCTGGAAACACAGACTCAGTGGCAAAATACCTACTGGTTAAATCAGGACAATGGCGAATTGCTGAAGGCTTCAGTAAAAAGCATGCCAATGGCTGAGCGTATTGAGATGGTCTATTTGAGTCGGGCGGCCCGAAGAATTGCCCCCCAGGAGTCTTCACAATGA
- a CDS encoding capsule biosynthesis GfcC family protein, protein MRVLISVMLALVATFSVAEVSIKLNNQQYRFQQPVRLSQVLSIVADNQNWYWPASGFFRLDESVEPQRAEVLNLIDQLVMELEPSDERAIGLQALRQQIESWKLAKRIQRPVNYDLARVNMAQNPKLLDGKYLITLSPRPDMVYLSGLVKTPGPYQHLSGANVHQYIHNITLRADAEPDFVYVITPAGEVQKVETAYWNREYVQLMPKSQLYVPIFSYLLTPSLSELNQKVAELAVHRVL, encoded by the coding sequence ATGAGAGTGTTAATCTCGGTAATGCTGGCGCTGGTGGCAACCTTCAGTGTGGCAGAGGTCAGTATAAAGCTTAATAATCAGCAATACCGGTTTCAACAACCGGTACGTTTGTCGCAGGTGTTGTCGATAGTGGCTGATAACCAGAACTGGTATTGGCCGGCGAGCGGATTTTTTCGGTTAGATGAAAGTGTAGAGCCGCAACGGGCCGAAGTCCTTAATCTAATCGACCAGCTGGTGATGGAGCTGGAACCCAGCGATGAGCGCGCCATAGGGTTACAGGCCCTGCGTCAGCAGATAGAAAGCTGGAAGCTCGCTAAGCGTATCCAACGGCCGGTGAACTACGATCTGGCGCGGGTGAATATGGCGCAGAATCCAAAGCTGTTGGACGGCAAATATTTAATCACCCTCAGCCCGCGACCCGACATGGTGTATCTGAGCGGGCTGGTGAAAACCCCCGGCCCTTATCAGCACTTATCCGGCGCGAATGTGCATCAGTATATTCACAATATAACCTTGCGGGCCGATGCGGAACCCGACTTTGTGTATGTTATTACCCCCGCTGGCGAAGTTCAGAAAGTCGAAACCGCCTACTGGAACCGTGAATATGTTCAGCTTATGCCTAAAAGTCAGCTGTATGTACCCATTTTTTCTTATCTTCTTACCCCTTCGCTGTCTGAGCTGAATCAGAAAGTGGCGGAGCTGGCTGTACATAGGGTGCTGTAA
- a CDS encoding YjbH domain-containing protein codes for MFSCKPTSLSLLIASTFAATASAQQTSDTLAVKPSQMVQGGAGLIQTPTSRMRPEGELSLNYTDNDEYRFWTVSMQLFPWMEATARYTDVRTRLYSNVESFSGDQTLKDKGLDVKFRLLEESFYLPEVSVGFRDIGGTGFFESEHVSASKAWGPFDFHLGMGWGYLGTADDLTNPFCELRDSFCTRPGGFGGNGGKVDYDQFFKGPVALFGGLEYQTPWEPLTLKLEYEGNNYTQDRAGRLTQDSRWNAAAVYRWNNFDFTVNYQRGNTVGFGITYNFNMNTFSQVKIDQPPRPIVHSKPPATAADIDRAALSRGLRSEAGLVLHDVRIEDDKITVYGQQTAYRDLVEATERAGRVLADELPNTVNEYRVVETNSGLPMTTTEIDASAFKAVARYEGVESKIEDSYTRLSPTAEDLQHYDPNGVAGLGYSADFFYTQSFGGPEDFYLYQGGLILSGSYTLNENLGLFGSVRTTLFDNYDKFNYTIDKAESTLPRVRTYIREYISGSDVALDTLYTRWIDKVDDNWYAQAYGGYLETMFAGVGGEALYRPVDSNFAFGVDVNYVQQRSFENDWDLFDYKAFTGFATAYWRPDFLPDTRLSVSAGQFLAKDKGVNIDFAKRFDSGIVVGAYAAFTDASAEDYGEGSFTKGFYISVPLDLFILQPAKGSGRFPWVPISRDGGQMLNRPSQLINITAPRSPFME; via the coding sequence ATGTTTTCATGTAAACCAACCTCTCTTTCTTTATTGATCGCGAGCACCTTTGCGGCGACCGCCAGTGCTCAGCAGACCAGCGATACCTTAGCTGTAAAGCCCTCGCAAATGGTGCAGGGTGGGGCCGGGCTTATTCAGACGCCGACCTCCAGAATGCGGCCTGAGGGTGAGCTATCATTAAACTACACCGATAATGATGAGTACCGTTTCTGGACGGTAAGTATGCAGCTATTTCCGTGGATGGAAGCTACCGCCCGTTATACGGATGTGCGGACCCGTCTGTACAGTAATGTCGAAAGCTTTAGTGGCGACCAGACCCTTAAAGATAAAGGGCTGGACGTAAAGTTCAGGTTATTGGAAGAAAGCTTTTATTTACCGGAAGTGTCGGTGGGGTTCCGGGATATCGGGGGCACCGGTTTTTTTGAAAGCGAACATGTTTCTGCCAGTAAAGCCTGGGGCCCGTTTGATTTTCACCTGGGCATGGGCTGGGGATACCTGGGGACCGCTGATGACTTGACCAACCCCTTTTGTGAACTGCGTGATAGCTTTTGTACCCGGCCCGGCGGCTTTGGCGGCAACGGTGGCAAGGTGGATTATGATCAGTTCTTTAAAGGACCGGTAGCCCTGTTTGGTGGTCTGGAATACCAGACCCCGTGGGAGCCGCTGACGCTCAAGCTAGAGTATGAAGGGAACAACTATACCCAGGACCGGGCCGGACGCTTAACGCAAGACTCACGCTGGAATGCGGCGGCAGTGTATCGGTGGAATAATTTCGATTTTACGGTGAATTATCAGCGTGGCAATACCGTAGGTTTTGGTATTACCTACAATTTTAATATGAACACCTTCAGTCAGGTTAAAATTGATCAGCCGCCGCGCCCTATCGTACATTCGAAGCCGCCTGCCACAGCCGCCGACATTGACCGGGCAGCATTGTCCCGGGGGCTGCGCTCTGAAGCGGGCCTGGTGTTACATGATGTGCGTATCGAAGACGATAAAATTACCGTGTATGGCCAGCAAACCGCCTATCGCGATTTGGTGGAAGCCACCGAGCGAGCGGGCCGGGTCCTGGCTGATGAATTGCCAAACACGGTAAATGAGTACCGGGTGGTGGAAACGAACAGCGGGTTGCCGATGACCACCACCGAAATTGATGCCAGTGCCTTTAAAGCCGTTGCCCGGTATGAAGGGGTCGAAAGCAAGATAGAAGACAGCTACACCCGTCTTAGCCCCACCGCTGAAGATTTACAGCACTACGACCCTAACGGCGTGGCGGGGCTGGGGTACTCGGCTGATTTTTTCTATACCCAGAGTTTTGGCGGGCCGGAAGATTTTTATCTTTATCAGGGCGGGCTTATTTTAAGTGGCAGCTATACCCTGAATGAAAATCTGGGGCTGTTTGGCTCAGTGCGCACCACCTTGTTTGACAACTACGATAAGTTTAATTACACCATCGATAAAGCCGAGTCGACGCTGCCCCGTGTGCGTACCTACATTCGCGAGTATATCTCAGGGTCTGATGTGGCCCTGGATACCTTGTATACTCGCTGGATAGACAAGGTTGATGACAACTGGTATGCCCAGGCGTATGGCGGCTATTTAGAAACAATGTTTGCCGGCGTGGGCGGCGAAGCATTATACCGGCCGGTAGACAGCAACTTCGCCTTTGGGGTGGATGTAAACTATGTTCAGCAGCGCTCGTTTGAAAATGATTGGGATCTGTTCGACTACAAAGCCTTTACCGGTTTTGCCACCGCGTACTGGCGGCCCGACTTTTTGCCCGATACCCGGCTATCGGTCAGCGCCGGACAGTTTCTGGCAAAAGATAAAGGGGTGAACATTGATTTTGCCAAGCGCTTTGATAGCGGCATTGTGGTAGGGGCCTACGCCGCCTTTACCGATGCGTCGGCCGAAGATTATGGTGAAGGCAGCTTTACCAAAGGCTTTTATATTTCGGTGCCGCTGGATCTGTTTATATTGCAACCGGCCAAAGGCAGCGGTCGCTTCCCGTGGGTGCCTATTTCCCGCGATGGCGGTCAAATGCTGAACCGGCCGTCGCAGCTGATTAATATTACCGCGCCACGCTCGCCGTTTATGGAGTAG
- a CDS encoding glycosyltransferase, giving the protein MKILHVLISRVSLPPVKYGGTQRVIWALAQAQQDQGHEVRFLWGDAPSVPPGTTIAKKGQALDPLIGDWPDIVHFHRAPDEAISKPFVVTEHFNAGGPQTYHQNTIFLSRQHASIHNAQRYVYNGLNWADYGKPEYSPTGKYLHFLGKARVATKNLSGAIDVARQAGQKLAVLGGPRIKLGRGGYIHFARNVSFKGMVGGETKNNLIRQSQGLLLPVRWHEPFGLAYTESLYLGCPVFATPYGAIPEIVSEPEAGFLSASGAELAEAITNLSGYNRRLCHELAVERFGHQQMAKGYEACYQQVLDGQPLHQNAPYATEDLTALLPFTAQ; this is encoded by the coding sequence ATGAAAATTCTGCATGTACTGATTTCCAGGGTTTCTCTGCCCCCGGTTAAATACGGAGGTACTCAGCGTGTTATCTGGGCGCTGGCCCAGGCACAACAGGACCAGGGCCATGAGGTTCGGTTCTTGTGGGGAGATGCCCCCAGCGTCCCGCCGGGGACCACCATCGCCAAAAAAGGACAGGCACTGGATCCATTAATCGGAGACTGGCCGGATATTGTGCATTTTCATCGCGCGCCCGATGAAGCCATTAGTAAGCCCTTTGTGGTCACTGAGCACTTTAATGCCGGGGGCCCGCAAACCTATCATCAAAATACCATTTTTCTATCGCGACAGCATGCCAGCATCCATAATGCTCAGCGCTATGTTTACAACGGGCTGAACTGGGCGGATTATGGCAAGCCGGAATACTCACCGACCGGTAAGTATCTGCACTTTCTGGGTAAAGCCCGGGTGGCCACAAAAAACCTGTCCGGGGCCATAGACGTGGCTCGGCAGGCGGGCCAGAAGCTGGCGGTACTGGGTGGGCCGCGGATAAAGCTGGGTCGCGGTGGTTACATTCATTTCGCGCGCAATGTGTCTTTTAAGGGCATGGTGGGCGGTGAAACCAAAAACAATCTGATTCGTCAGTCCCAGGGGTTACTGTTGCCAGTTCGCTGGCACGAGCCCTTCGGGCTGGCCTATACCGAAAGTTTGTATCTGGGGTGTCCGGTGTTTGCCACACCCTATGGCGCGATCCCGGAAATTGTCAGCGAACCCGAAGCCGGTTTTTTATCAGCATCAGGCGCTGAGCTGGCCGAGGCTATCACCAATCTGTCGGGTTACAACCGGCGTCTGTGCCATGAACTAGCGGTGGAGCGATTTGGGCATCAGCAGATGGCGAAAGGGTATGAGGCATGCTACCAGCAGGTGTTGGATGGCCAGCCGTTGCATCAAAATGCCCCGTATGCCACTGAAGATCTTACCGCGTTGCTACCCTTTACCGCACAGTGA
- the rpmB gene encoding 50S ribosomal protein L28, protein MSKVCQVTGKRPTVGNNRSHARNATRRRFLPNLHSHRFWVESENRFVKLRLSAKAMRIIDKRGIDAVLTDIRARGEKI, encoded by the coding sequence ATGTCAAAAGTATGTCAAGTTACAGGTAAGCGTCCTACGGTTGGAAATAACCGTTCGCACGCAAGAAACGCGACCCGTCGTCGCTTCTTACCAAATCTTCACTCTCACCGTTTCTGGGTTGAGAGCGAAAATCGTTTCGTTAAATTGCGTCTGTCTGCAAAAGCCATGCGTATTATCGACAAGCGCGGCATTGATGCAGTATTGACTGACATCCGTGCTCGCGGTGAAAAGATCTAA
- the rpmG gene encoding 50S ribosomal protein L33: MRDKIKLVSSAGTGFFYTTDKNKRNMPGKMEIKKFDPVVRKHVMFKEAKIK; encoded by the coding sequence ATGCGTGATAAAATCAAACTAGTTTCATCAGCAGGTACTGGATTTTTCTACACCACTGATAAGAACAAACGTAATATGCCTGGCAAAATGGAGATCAAAAAGTTTGATCCCGTAGTGCGTAAGCACGTTATGTTCAAAGAGGCCAAAATCAAGTAA